One stretch of Molothrus aeneus isolate 106 chromosome 2, BPBGC_Maene_1.0, whole genome shotgun sequence DNA includes these proteins:
- the ZBED1 gene encoding E3 SUMO-protein ligase ZBED1, protein MENKSLEGSPSDLKLVAHPRAKSKVWKYFGFDTNAEGCILQWKKIYCRICMAQIAYSGNTSNLSYHLEKNHPDEFCEFVKSNTEQMREAFATAFSKIKPESSQQVVQDSLIMKTYQNYENKKHQELTSAVISLICEGMYPASIVDEPTFKALLRTADPRYELPSRKYFCTKAIPEKYSAIREIVLKELTEVLWCGISTDMWRSENQNRSYVTVAVHFLSSSPANCLAVNSRCLKTFEVPEDNTAETITRVLYETFIEWGINTKVFGATTDYSKDIVKACSLLDIPVQMPCLGHTFNAGIQQAFQLPKLCNLLARCRKLVEYFQQSTVAMYMLSEKQKQQNILHCMLVSDRVSWWGSTLAMLQRLKEQQFVIAAVLVEDSNNHHLMLESSEWNTIEGLVELLQPFKQVAEMMSASKYPTISMVKPLLHMLLNTTLNIKENDLKEISMAKEVIAKELSTTYQHTPEIDMFLNVATFLDPRYKKLPFLSAFERQQVENRVVEEAKSLLEKVKENSFRTEEKFFTVSEEPPMKKIIISSTPPPTSVINNMLAEIFCQTGGVEDQEEWHAQIVEELSNFKSQKVLGLNEDPLKWWSDRLALFPVLPKVLQKYWCILATRVFPERLFGSSANVVSAKRNRLAPAHVDEQIFLYENSRNGSEAEPEDEDEGEWGLEQEQIFNLNDSVNMNNSFFNIRDSGFV, encoded by the coding sequence ATGGAGAATAAAAGTTTAGAAGGTTCCCCATCAGACCTAAAGTTAGTGGCTCACCCGAGAGCAAAGAGTAAAGTGTGGAAGTACTTTGGGTTTGATACCAATGCAGAAGGATGCATATTACAGTGGAAGAAGATCTACTGCCGTATTTGCATGGCACAGATTGCCTATTCAGGAAACACCTCCAACCTTTCCTACCACCTTGAAAAGAATCACCCTGATGAATTCTGTGAGTTTGTGAAAAGCAACACTGAGCAAATGAGGGAAGCCTTTGCCACAGCATTTTCAAAAATCAAGCCGGAGTCATCACAGCAGGTTGTTCAAGATAGCCTCATCATGAAGACCTACCAGAATTAcgaaaacaaaaaacatcagGAACTGACATCTGCAGTCATCAGCTTAATTTGTGAGGGCATGTATCCAGCCTCCATCGTCGATGAACCTACCTTCAAGGCCCTCTTGAGAACAGCAGACCCCAGGTATGAACTTCCGAGCCGGAAGTACTTCTGTACAAAAGCAATTCCTGAAAAGTACAGTGCTATTAGAGAAATTGTGCTGAAAGAGCTCACTGAGGTTCTCTGGTGTGGTATATCCACGGACATGTGGAGGAGTGAAAACCAGAACAGGTCATATGTAACTGTGGCAGTTCACTTTCTCAGCAGCAGTCCTGCCAACTGCCTGGCTGTGAACTCACGGTGTTTGAAAACGTTCGAAGTGCCGGAGGATAACACTGCAGAGACCATTACACGAGTCCTTTATGAAACATTCATTGAGTGGGGGATCAATACAAAAGTCTTTGGTGCTACGACAGATTACAGTAAAGACATTGTAAAAGCTTGCTCTCTCTTAGATATTCCCGTACAGATGCCTTGTTTGGGGCACACTTTTAACGCAGGAATACAACAAGCTTTTCAGCTCCCCAAACTCTGCAACCTTCTTGCCAGGTGCCGAAAGCTGGTGGAGTATTTTCAGCAGTCTACGGTCGCAATGTACATGCTGAGcgaaaagcagaagcagcagaataTTCTCCACTGCATGCTGGTAAGCGACCGTGTTTCCTGGTGGGGAAGCACGCTCGCTATGCTGCAGCGCCTCAAGGAGCAGCAGTTTGTCATTGCGGCTGTTCTCGTGGAGGACAGCAACAACCACCACCTCATGCTGGAATCCAGTGAGTGGAATACAATCGAAGGGCtggtggagctgctccagcctttcAAGCAGGTTGCAGAGATGATGTCTGCTTCAAAGTACCCGACGATAAGTATGGTAAAGCCCCTTCTCCACATGCTTCTGAATACCACTCTGAACATCAAAGAGAACGATTTGAAAGAAATCAGCATGGCAAAGGAGGTGATTGCTAAAGAGTTGTCAACCACCTACCAGCACACACCTGAGATAGACATGTTTCTCAATGTTGCAACTTTCTTGGATCCCCGCTACAAGAAACTgccttttctttcagcttttgaGAGGCAGCAGGTGGAAAACAGAGTGGTGGAAGAAGCAAAAAGCCTGCTggagaaagtaaaagaaaatagttttagAACTGAggagaaattcttcactgtttCAGAAGAGCCCCctatgaaaaaaatcataatctCCTCTACTCCTCCTCCTACCAGTGTCATCAACAATATGCTTGCAGAGATCTTTTGCCAGACAGGAGGCGTGGAAGACCAGGAGGAATGGCATGCTCAAATCGTTGAGGAGTTGAGCAACTTCAAGTCACAAAAGGTCCTCGGTTTGAATGAAGACCCGTTGAAGTGGTGGTCTGACAGACTAGCACTGTTTCCAGTTTTACCAAAGGTTCTTCAAAAATACTGGTGTATTCTGGCCACAAGGGTCTTCCCTGAACGCCTTTTTGGCTCTTCTGCTAATGTTGTGAGTGCAAAGAGAAACCGGTTAGCCCCGGCTCATGTGGATGAGCAGATCTTTTTGTATGAAAATAGTCGCAATGGGTCTGAGGCAGAGCCAGAGGATGAAGATGAAGGAGAGTGGGGTTTGGAACAGgaacagatttttaatttaaatgacTCAGTAAACATGAACAACAGTTTCTTTAATATTCGAGACAGTGGGTTTGTTTGA